In Aedes albopictus strain Foshan chromosome 3, AalbF5, whole genome shotgun sequence, the genomic window tttcatatatctttatttggatgaaaccttgcatacaagtctttgggggagaaaaacgccgttttgcatacttggttcgccattttaaatctagccttacttatgagaagggcctatgaaaaatgcacatgatatcttcaaaaaattgtatctcgaaaacggtttgtccgatcggtttggtgtcttcggcgaagttttagacaattgttggtgctatatggagaaaatatgcacggtaaaaaaaatatgtttggtttttgtgatttgaactaaaatatagattttccctcaaaagtgacatgtcaatatttttttattatccttatgttatagctgactgaaaatgctacctagtgcacagtgggttgttctggagaaaaataggttgcaatgaaaaaaaaatgttttaaaaaattacggttttcaaaaaaagctattaagtaaagtaaaaaaagtttgtcgccctaattttatgaaagtacatcaaatttgcaagaaaaaagtacttcggtaacatttttctaagatgcaccgtttagaagatattactaatttaatattgatttttttgataacttaataagttttagcccttttcggatgtactccgtgtttctccagtttcaaaagtattttttttttcggaaagactggaaaattttgagttaaaatgacactgacagcttaaagatttgagtgaaattcactgccttaaaagtattttgaaacaagttacaaaatcccactatcaagaacaatgatttcttccagtggtttttattgccttctgctgaaaacgtgctaataagtattagatacaggtaattatataccagttagctgtactacgtacagttggtgattgtaaacatggtctttgttggaactagtccaccatggccacgctggcccaggcttgtaaacattcggcacttttcactgccttcgtttcgttgtcgcggtcgggtgtcagcttgctttatttcattcgaacgcgaccgctacctcttacacacaacacaagcggcagaacaaagatcaataaacaaaaaagtggatcaaatcaacgtagtctgacacgatgacattagtataattccagcttttcgcaagatttcagccaattttgattaaaattggtataatattagtataatattagtcaccttccatcaaactagacggctgccgactgatacctcaatcaacaaccgccgcactctttattcattccaggtatatacaatttacaatcttcttcaataacaatatacctacgccagcaaatctacctcgctccaactctccaaactcgtacctgacgatacctgagcgttcaactctacctatcttccagcagtctttacccagcattctatgatttatacCCGTGAGCTGTATAATAATGTCTGGCTCGAttctgaattcatccagtatctactagggaaaaccaaacagtaaatgcagaaaggttgctagaagcatagtgatttcatagtagtttcagctaataatccagtgtttttgaactagatccagtgttgtttgataacataataattgtaaaggaaagtgtaacacgttttggtgcaaaggtaagttttaaatacacattttaattatatgtgttgtgatattttcgttcaaaactaacaattggaaaatattttctatgttacagattacaaaatgagtaaaatcagatgtattcgtccattcaaagacattcagtgttcgaaagagctgcgatatctcacggatggtatcatccaaaaactgaagtcaattggattttccaaggtatccacactgaacaccaaggattttcgtatttgttcgtcttgccgtctacatattgattcaagagctcacctcacccaaaacgaagaacaaagcgtagccggtggctcaaggatgccaactgttcagaccatacctgttgtacctgattcgcaaagctatgaaagtttggtcacgataccatcagcgtcaacgctaagcacaattcaatcaaatgaagacttcacgatgcctgtagacgtcgaaatattcaaccgaggaatagcagctattcgtgtttcgcctatagatttaggtaaggttaaaaatgttcactatcctgaaaaaaagtgcgctgaaatcgtcgaaggtgtacgaagaaatctttttaaattagacgctaaaacagaaaaagcaaacgagtttaatgaagtcatagaaaatatgaaaattaaatttttaaattcagccacaaggcaagaaaaactatcaattttatcattgttaccaaaatcatggtcagtacaaaaaattgtagacgaatttaaaactagtagaaatatggcatcagatgcaagaaaggaaaaaaataatgtattagattcatctcaaggttcaagctctggaaaagctttgagtaatgaaacaaaagaactggttttgaatttttttgaggacgatgatataagccgtgcaatgccaggccaaagagattttgttagcgtaaagacaggaaataagagattagctgttcagaaaagattgttaatgatgacattaagagaagcttttaatcgctttaatgaagtgtacgtcaatgtaaaaatagggttttcatcatttgcaagcctccggccaaggcaatgtaaactattgactatcacaggaacacataatgtttgcgtttgcactacgcatgaaaatgtcaatttaattctacatagcttaaaaaaaatacaatgtcttgaatgatctaaaaacattaacgaatagattactttgcgaaaataagacaactcattgccatctacgaagatgtaaaaactgcccagatacctcagttttagaagacagtttattgaaacaactggaagaaaactttgttgaaaagctttcattcgaacaatgggttaccactgacagatgtgatttagaaactattgtaaagcaaaccgatgactttgttacatttttcagctcaaaattagaaagtttgattccgcatgattttgtaaaaaccgaacaatccaattttttgaaaactacaaaacaaaacttgcaagatggtgaatttttggctatttgtgacttttctgaaaattacagcttcgttttgcaggatgaagttcaatcacaccattggaacgtgcaacaggccacaatccatcctttcgtaatatattatactgaaaataggcaaattaaacattttagcttcattataatttcagaagaactaagacatgattcagtcgctgttaatttgtttattgataaaatgatgaactttttacaaattgatcaaaataaaaacatgaaaaaaaattattttatgtcagatggtgctgcttcacagtataaaaaccgaaaaaacttttctagcctttgtaagtttaagtcaaagtatggtattgacgctgaatggcatttcttcgcaacatcgcacggaaaaggtccatgcgatgctattggaggtacgataaaacgcatggctaccagagcaagtttagccaaagaacgcgaacacccgataaagactgcaagagagttgtttaattgggcaaacaaacgtaaagaagaagaacttacaaagttgccattttgttattctactacagaagaatacgaaaatatgtctttgcagctgaataatcaatataataatgcaaaaacaattcaaggaactcaaaaattccactcatttcttcctctatcagaaaatacaataaaggcaaagctttattcaaactgccctgacaatgatgccaaaatattcgatattgttaagaaagttgtgtaaacaataatttgataaaaatacaggaataaaaataaactgatgtacaaagtataatgttattttttattgcgcacaaataccacccctgaaaaataagccttattcgctcttttgaatcttgctaattgaggagcttgcgatatgcaagagttgaatgcacattttcaacacaatacaccaaaaaccactggaagaaatcattgttcctgatagtgggattttgtaacttgtttttcaaaatacttttaaggcagagaatttcacacaaatctttaagctgtcagtgtaattttaactcaaaattttccaatctttccgaaaaaaatacttttgaaactggagaaacacggagtacattcgaaaagggctaaaacttattaagttatcaaaaaaatcaatattaaattagtaatatcttctaaatgGTGCatattagaaaaatgttaccgaagtacttttttcttgcaaatttgatgtactttcataaaattagggcgacaaacttttttgactttacttaatagctttttttgaaaaccgtaattttttaaaacatttttttttttcattgtaacctatttttctccagaacaacccactgtgcactaggtagcattttcagtcagctataacataaggataataaaaaaaatattgacatgtcacttttgagggaaaaactatattttagttcaaatcacaaaaaccaaacatattttttttaccgtgcatattttctccatatagcacccacaattgtctaaaacttcgccgaagacaccaaaccgatcggacaaaccgttttcgagatacaattttttgaagatatcatgtgcatttttcataggcccttctcataagtaaggctagattaaaaatggcgaaccaagtatgcaaaacggcgtttttgttccccaaaaacttgtatgcaaggttccatgcaaatcaaaaaatacaaaaaataaaaactggaaaaatttcccacttgttcgtggaatcgctcaatAATCATAATTCAGATGTCAAAATGAAAGAATCGAAATATTAGATGTTTACGGCAAGACGCGGAAAACATCACTTTTTCATAATTTCGGAAATCCCTAAAAAGATGCATCAACACCGATGCTCAATATAGATAAATATTTACAAAAAGCCGCCTGTAGCCTGAATTCAAAcattaccgtcgttgggggtgagaatgggtcagttCTGTCGAAATTCCAGGTTCCAGATCCGCAAATTGCCACGCAAATCGAAATATACCATGGCCCCAGCGAGGAAAACTCTCAAAACCTCGCTGGTGGCACCTGGCTTTTTTCGATGCTGCTACGGCTGGCTCCTGCTGGGTCAGCACCCGGATGGGTTGCTCTCCCTTGTTGCTGCCACGGGATTGGCTCTCCTCTCCGATGAGTCCGATGCGTCGTCTAACACGTTCGTCTTGAGAATGACCAAGTCAGAAATGCACGCTGCTTTTATATATTGCGCGCACACATTGTGACCAATCAGAAGTGCTTAGCGAAGGGGGAACAATTTCCCCTTCgcactttttttttcgctttCGCGTGGTCAATCACCGTTGTGCGCTGTTGCAAAGTACTACAACCAGCGAGTTATTTTCAAATAGGTGAATGTAATTAACAAACTCGACTACTGAATTTCTTCCGTATATGTGTTTTGCAATAAATATATACGGTAATTCTTAATAATAGttgttttttaataatttctaaaagaatttcaacatTTCAATTTCCAAactcaatttcattttttttctcaatctgTATTATCTTTATTCTACAAGTTCCACATTCATTgctcaataacttttgcttctttgcatgaaaaaatcttttgatcactggaatgtgatctttggtaatgcatgcataaatgatgtaaaaaacatTTGGAATTCGTCAATATCCTTTTGaactacaagtgtatgaaaatcaacccattctcaccccttcaAGAGGGaatctatggctagactgaacgtgaatGTCgcaaacgtaggcgacaaaaaacctACAGtgggaacggtgcggagtccatcattgatgtaacCTTCtgaagcccgggtctaaaccctgaTTCGGACTGGAGAGTCAACGATGGATACACGATGGATCgaatctggcgattcgatacaggatGGAACATGGAAGAAGAGGGCCACAGCTGAAGGTCATCggccgtcatcggggatggctgacctcgcgcttcgataagccgaaatttgtggagcgattgcttatggagggtaacatccacaatctatccagcgatgatctagtcggaactctaaagcctggaacacatagcgtccgttccgtcgaggtttgcgtttttttgaaagttttcccatgggaaatgtgccaaactactgtcacgcacacgcaaacgtatgcattgtgtggggcacttaagccTTGCATGTGACGCCGTAATTCCATCGCCTTGGAATTACGGCGTCACATGCAAGGCTTAGGCTACCCacaaatggacgcaaaccggtatacaggtggtgtccagaaatcacagaactccgcgcatcctgcgtaagagctagaagaaggatgcaaagagctcgcaccgatgagggtagattGGAACGAAGCGGCAGCAGGGGCGAAGGGAACGAAGGGaacggggcagcagggacggatgtcctggggcctgacgcacccccccgcttgcgagtcagccgcgtagttgccggctaagaataggactactaaccccaattcaaggtgtcaagggacccgtgccgaggaatgagtgatcgagggggtgaaaaagatgctcgatctttaacggagcctgtggggcacctgggcaccccccacagtaagctgtcccttaccgcgttaatgcagagctctggcgtggtggacattctttctcgtgcgactcgtgggaatcaaatatgagtaaacaaaattcgaaaacaagtgtaacaggtagtagtggtgcgatcaaccccttcgcaagaagcgggttgatgcggtctccaacaaggagaagcgaggagtcaggtgctggaagctgcttaagcagctcaagcgtgggagctcctgtccactccacggcaagccagccggcggaggttatggacggagcatggttgctgagggccatcagccaagtagcaggaaaaggacggcccgcattggaggtagctgagcagcagcttggcaaaattattgacttcgcgacaactaagtcgaatataagtaaggacctgaaaacggccttgcttcggcttagagcgtcagtcgatgagtccaagcaggagcacgcggtcgcgttgctggctgcggcagcggcggaacccgcaaaggagaaagcgtctaagcttacgcaaacggaggccttctctttcgcgggtagtccgaagagtgtggaagcgaatgctcgtgacaaacgtgacaagcattcgcagaagcgggcgaggcagccgtcaggtgaggagctgtctggcggtgcccgcaaggccaggcgtataataaccccgaaagccggtggttatgccggaaagtcggaccccagccagggttcccggaaagctgggaagggtgggcctgaaaaggccggcccgtcccggaatgatgggaacaaggggttgcgaccaatggtgggccctcagcagccacagagcagggcgatccaaggagaggaccctccttggacaaaggtagagcggaagaggaagaagaaggtaaatccgcaggcagaagtgcaggtcgccaagccaaggcgtaggaaggcaggtgccaggcgcgaaaaaggtgacgctatcgtcatcaagaccgaacagtcgaaatactcggacgtcttgaaggcgatgaggtgcgacgccaagcttgagggtcttggagccgacgtacgcagtatcagacgtactcgtacgggcgaaatgatcctggagcttaagcgcgagaaggatcacaagggcgccgcctacaagaggctggcagaagaggtccttggtgatggagtggaggtgagggctcttacgcatgaggcgactctgaaggtcaaagacctagacgagatcaccgaagcggaagagctcgtcacggcactgcggcaacagtgcgatgttcaggtggccgccacagccgtcaggctgcggaaggggccagcagggacacagatagctctggttcagctacctgtggcggacgttaaaaagtccgttaaagtagggcggataaaggtgggctggtgtgtatgtcacctgacatttcacgagccaccagaggtttgcttcaggtgtctggaaccacgacacaagtcgtgggactgcaaaggccccgacaggcgcaaactgtgtaggcgatgcggcgctgaaggtcataaggcccaaagatgcacgagtccgcccatctgcatgatctgtaccgggaaaacctcgaaaaacagacatgcgatgggtggtccagggtgcccggcctttaagaaagtcgcagtgaacaacaaatcacagtgcaggtaacgcagctgaacctgaaccactgtgatgcggctcagcaactgctttgtcaggcggtttctgagtgggagacggatatcgccatcatttcggacccataccgagtacccgccggcaacggcaactgggcctcggatgggaccaggaaaatggcggcgatatggacgacgggtaaataccccgtgcaggagttaatgtctactacctatgagggcttcgtggtcgccaaagtaaacggggtcttcttctgtagctgttatgcgcctccgcggtggccgatcgagcagttcacgcaaatgctggaccgcttaacgaccgtgctaacagggcgaaggccggtggtaatagcgggtgactttaatgcctgggccgtggaatggggaagccgtttcacgaaccagcggggtcagatcctgctagaaacactggccatcttagatgtcgacttggctaatgtcggtaccaagagtacctttagtcgaaacggagcggagtcaattattgacgtgaccttttgtagtcctggcctaacaagtagttcgaactggagagtagatgatggctacactcacagcgaccacctggcggtt contains:
- the LOC134292079 gene encoding uncharacterized protein LOC134292079, which encodes MSKIRCIRPFKDIQCSKELRYLTDGIIQKLKSIGFSKVSTLNTKDFRICSSCRLHIDSRAHLTQNEEQSVAGGSRMPTVQTIPVVPDSQSYESLVTIPSASTLSTIQSNEDFTMPVDVEIFNRGIAAIRVSPIDLGKVKNVHYPEKKCAEIVEGVRRNLFKLDAKTEKANEFNEVIENMKIKFLNSATRQEKLSILSLLPKSWSVQKIVDEFKTSRNMASDARKEKNNVLDSSQGSSSGKALSNETKELVLNFFEDDDISRAMPGQRDFVSVKTGNKRLAVQKRLLMMTLREAFNRFNEVYVNVKIGFSSFASLRPRQCKLLTITGTHNVCVCTTHENVNLILHSLKKIQCLE